A single region of the Chromatiales bacterium genome encodes:
- a CDS encoding cell division protein ZipA C-terminal FtsZ-binding domain-containing protein, translating to MMAELRWLLIIIGVVIILAVYAYSRYQSHSKNEKESPRSSPPSNPLVSDKKIKATAIPSLRNDYSKIKFDGELLGKTKLSEPNKHSKPEETKPLEIEQPLEKPPERTATTLVILHVWAHSGQYWQGDQLMEVAEQAGLTATDTNIFQYFHQSNSTVPLFHVANKTEPGTFEWDKMKQFKTQGVSLFIKLPTFFSAYEAFSLMYACAQRFANALKGEIRTENHKPITQKSIDDIYRLCRTIDEQHNSV from the coding sequence ATGATGGCTGAATTGCGTTGGTTGTTGATAATCATCGGAGTAGTCATTATTTTAGCAGTCTACGCCTATAGTAGATATCAGTCCCATTCTAAGAACGAAAAAGAGTCACCCCGCAGTTCGCCGCCTAGCAACCCTCTGGTGTCCGACAAAAAAATAAAAGCCACCGCCATCCCTTCATTGCGGAACGATTATTCTAAAATAAAATTTGACGGTGAATTGTTGGGTAAGACTAAACTATCAGAACCCAACAAGCATAGCAAACCTGAAGAGACCAAGCCCCTTGAAATTGAGCAGCCTCTGGAGAAACCTCCTGAGCGTACCGCCACCACACTTGTTATATTGCATGTATGGGCACACTCAGGGCAATATTGGCAAGGCGACCAATTGATGGAGGTTGCCGAGCAGGCCGGCTTAACAGCCACTGATACAAATATCTTTCAGTATTTTCACCAAAGTAACAGCACCGTTCCGTTATTTCATGTCGCCAATAAAACCGAACCAGGAACTTTTGAGTGGGATAAGATGAAGCAATTTAAAACCCAAGGCGTAAGCCTATTTATAAAACTACCGACATTTTTCTCGGCTTACGAAGCCTTTTCATTGATGTACGCTTGCGCACAGAGATTTGCCAATGCGCTCAAAGGAGAAATCCGCACCGAAAATCATAAACCCATAACACAAAAAAGCATTGATGATATATACCGCTTGTGTCGGACGATTGATGAGCAGCATAATTCCGTATAA
- the ligA gene encoding NAD-dependent DNA ligase LigA — MSRKLSDRVAWLRWQINKHNHLYYNLDDPIIADQEYDALLKELQELEKAHPKLQTVDSPTQRVGAPSGRLFATVAHRIPMLSLDNAQNQDDFKQFDKRMQEALESDEIVYSAEPKLDGLAISLTYTNGILTTAATRGDGYSGEDVTLNICEIATIPQSLKVAKPPVLVELRGEVYMQRNDFDQLNARLQKESAKVFANPRNAAAGSLRNKDPQVVAGRHLSFFCYGIGQSEGCDLLSSHIESLRRIAAWGIPISPDTKRVTGLTACLDFYNKVMARRSELAYEIDGVVYKLDNLADRDLLGMRSRAPRWAIAYKFPAQERTTIVEAVEFQVGRTGALTPVARLKPVSVGGVMVSNATLHNIDEVNRKDVRVGDTVFVRRAGDVIPQIVKVVIDKRPQASVAITPPTQCPVCGGQVVTQVEEAIVRCIESLSCPAQRKQQIQHFVSRSAMDIEGLGAKLIEQLVDKGWVQNIADLYKLNRNDIASLDKMGELSADKLLTAVKESTKPKLARFIYALGIREVGEVTAQLLADHFGSLDKLMVADESELCEIEGIGSITAQWIHTFFSDSKNRSIITALKKAGVVIDETQTPESSLKLAGEIYVVSGTLSKPREQIKQLLQQHGAKVVSNISKETTALIIGDKPGAKLGKAEALGIAVINETQLEHKLQDS; from the coding sequence ATGTCACGAAAACTTTCCGATAGAGTTGCGTGGTTGCGTTGGCAGATTAACAAGCACAATCATCTTTACTATAATCTAGATGATCCGATCATTGCCGATCAAGAGTACGACGCACTACTCAAGGAACTGCAAGAACTAGAAAAAGCTCACCCCAAACTGCAAACTGTGGACTCACCGACTCAGCGCGTCGGGGCACCCAGCGGTAGGCTTTTTGCAACGGTGGCGCACCGAATACCCATGTTATCGCTGGATAATGCACAAAATCAGGACGATTTTAAGCAGTTTGATAAGCGCATGCAAGAAGCACTAGAAAGCGATGAGATTGTTTATAGTGCCGAACCTAAGCTCGACGGCTTGGCCATATCACTTACCTATACCAACGGTATTCTAACGACCGCTGCCACTCGCGGTGATGGTTATAGCGGCGAGGATGTTACCTTAAATATCTGCGAAATTGCTACAATACCGCAATCCCTGAAGGTTGCGAAACCACCTGTACTCGTTGAACTACGAGGAGAAGTCTATATGCAGCGCAATGATTTCGACCAGTTGAATGCTCGCTTGCAAAAGGAATCAGCTAAAGTTTTTGCCAATCCGCGCAACGCTGCTGCCGGTAGTTTAAGAAATAAGGATCCGCAAGTAGTCGCTGGCCGACATCTATCTTTTTTTTGCTACGGTATCGGTCAAAGCGAAGGTTGTGACCTGTTGTCTTCGCATATAGAAAGTCTACGACGAATAGCAGCTTGGGGTATTCCTATATCACCCGACACCAAAAGAGTAACAGGATTAACCGCGTGCTTGGATTTCTATAACAAAGTCATGGCGCGTAGGTCTGAATTGGCTTATGAAATAGACGGCGTCGTTTATAAGTTGGATAATCTCGCCGACCGAGATCTATTGGGTATGCGTTCTAGGGCACCACGTTGGGCGATCGCCTATAAGTTTCCTGCTCAGGAGCGAACAACAATCGTTGAAGCTGTCGAATTTCAAGTAGGTAGGACTGGTGCATTAACTCCGGTTGCCCGTCTCAAGCCAGTATCAGTCGGTGGCGTTATGGTGAGTAATGCGACACTACACAATATTGATGAGGTGAATCGCAAAGATGTACGCGTCGGTGATACTGTTTTTGTAAGGCGTGCTGGCGATGTGATACCTCAAATCGTCAAAGTGGTGATTGATAAAAGACCTCAGGCTAGCGTAGCGATAACGCCACCGACACAGTGTCCAGTATGCGGTGGACAAGTGGTTACCCAAGTTGAAGAGGCGATCGTTCGGTGTATAGAAAGCTTGAGCTGCCCGGCGCAGCGCAAACAACAGATACAACATTTTGTATCACGCTCGGCGATGGATATAGAAGGACTGGGTGCAAAACTCATTGAGCAGTTGGTGGATAAGGGGTGGGTGCAAAACATCGCTGATTTATATAAGCTCAACCGCAACGATATAGCTTCGCTCGATAAAATGGGGGAGCTCAGTGCCGACAAATTATTAACAGCTGTGAAAGAAAGCACTAAACCGAAACTGGCAAGATTTATTTATGCATTGGGCATACGTGAAGTGGGTGAAGTTACCGCACAGCTGCTGGCTGACCATTTTGGTAGCTTAGACAAGTTGATGGTTGCTGATGAATCAGAACTATGTGAAATTGAGGGGATAGGATCCATTACTGCGCAATGGATACACACATTTTTTAGCGATAGTAAGAACCGTTCAATTATAACTGCATTAAAAAAGGCAGGTGTGGTTATAGACGAAACCCAAACACCTGAAAGCAGTCTAAAACTCGCTGGTGAAATCTATGTTGTCAGTGGCACATTGAGTAAGCCTAGAGAGCAAATCAAACAACTATTACAACAACACGGAGCTAAAGTCGTCTCTAATATCTCAAAAGAGACTACTGCCTTGATTATCGGCGACAAGCCCGGTGCCAAACTCGGCAAAGCCGAAGCCTTAGGCATAGCGGTTATCAACGAAACCCAACTAGAGCATAAATTGCAGGACTCATAG